A window from Fusarium musae strain F31 chromosome 8, whole genome shotgun sequence encodes these proteins:
- a CDS encoding hypothetical protein (EggNog:ENOG41), with amino-acid sequence MLSYHCIVAWGTLLAAVTNAHETEAYPPNITISNTTTSMFQLSNDTEFSFILSEYLSLANEGGSATGEVLRAAAVIEPNNPESWYREFKFLADKIREQAVAAEKKKDWVSARSAYFRSSSYYRGADFFLHGNQSDPRINILWQKQNASFTKAVSLLPKPPTFVELNATKFNVPAYFYPADGQLPAGKRLMYGKKIPTVIVGTGYDGSQEALYHSNCREIIQRGWNCITYEGPGQATVRRQQNLGFMPEWWEAVTPVVDYVRSRHDVDSDRVALIGMSFGGLLAPLAATHEHRLAAVLAIDGMLNLQRSILEQFPPALTKLFLSGNSTAFDDEIYSLLKNPKIPTALSWPINQGMWA; translated from the exons ATGCTTTCCTACCATTGCATCGTAGCATGGGGCACTCTCCTTGCCGCG GTCACCAACGCCCATGAAACCGAGGCATATCCTCCAAATATCACCAtttccaacaccaccacgTCTATGTTCCAGCTCAGCAACGACACTGAGTTCTCATTCATCCTCAGCGAATATCTTTCCCTAGCCAACGAAGGCGGTAGCGCCACAGGGGAAGTCCTCCGAGCAGCTGCTGTGATTGAACCCAACAATCCCGAGAGTTGGTATCGCGAGTTCAAGTTTCTTGCAGACAAGATCCGTGAACAGGCTgtcgctgctgagaagaagaaggactggGTTTCTGCTCGATCAGCCTACTTCCGGTCCTCGTCTTACTACAGGGGTGCCGACTTTTTCTTGCACGGCAATCAGTCTGACCCTCGTATCAACATCCTGTGGCAGAAGCAAAACGCAAGCTTCACAAAGGCTGTTAGCCTCCTTCCAAAGCCTCCGACCTTTGTCGAGTTGAATGCAACCAAGTTTAATGTTCCGGCATACTTTTACCCAGCGGATGGTCAACTACCCGCTGGTAAACGCCTTATGTATGGCAAGAAGATTCCTACAGTCATCGTTGGGACTGGATACGACGGGTCTCAAGAGGCTCTCTACCATAGTAATTGTCGTGAGATCATCCAGCGCGGCTGGAACTGCATCACATACGAAGGCCCAGGACAAGCGACAGTGCGTCGACAGCAGAATCTAGGCTTCATGCCTGAGTGGTGGGAGGCCGTCACCCCAGTTGTCGACTATGTTCGCAGTCGACATGACGTTGATTCTGACCGAGTCGCTCTCATTGGCATGTCTTTTGGTGGACTACTTGCACCCTTGGCCGCGACACATGAACATAGATTGGCGGCTGTGCTTGCGATCGACGGGATGCTCAACCTTCAACGCTCTATCCTGGAGCAGTTCCCTCCAGCTTTGACCAAGCTCTTCCTTTCAGGTAACAGCACTgcctttgatgatgagatctacagccttctcaagaaccccaAGATTCCAACGGCACTCAGCTGGCCGATCAACCAAGGAATGTGGGCATGA
- a CDS encoding hypothetical protein (EggNog:ENOG41): MAYRQNDHERTPLASDSQANNDAAYEDYMRRYRARNPNSNWEPKTRRMVGPMYNPTPWLSPATTPDYRERDFFDPFVVSDGHRITPRLPLPRESPRVEPRGVEPQRRQDPDESPQCKYVPGEGYRQVEPGTRSGANQQHYSRRANEQRRENERRFLSDVQSEVGRDNGYPHVSRSYQVDRREPQDTRMDPNANARAPIPDMWTATPEAREWMGRVQREVNIRGRYPGASFSEQGFWRR; this comes from the coding sequence ATGGCTTACCGACAGAACGATCATGAGCGAACACCGCTCGCATCTGACAGCCAGGCCAACAACGATGCTGCTTACGAGGATTACATGAGACGTTACCGAGCCCGAAATCCCAACTCAAACTGGGAACCCAAGACGCGAAGGATGGTCGGGCCAATGTATAACCCAACGCCATGGCTATCGCCTGCCACTACTCCTGACTACCGTGAGCGGGATTTTTTTGATCCTTTTGTAGTTTCTGATGGACACCGTATTACGCCGAGACTACCCCTACCACGTGAATCCCCAAGAGTTGAACCTCGAGGGGTTGAGCCTCAAAGAAGACAGGACCCTGATGAAAGCCCGCAGTGCAAATACGTTCCCGGTGAAGGATACAGGCAAGTTGAACCAGGTACACGTTCGGGAGCTAACCAGCAGCACTACTCGAGGAGAGCGAACGAACAACGGCGGGAAAACGAGCGTAGATTCTTGAGTGATGTGCAATCTGAAGTTGGCAGGGATAATGGATATCCCCATGTCAGCAGAAGCTACCAGGTCGACAGAAGAGAGCCTCAAGATACCAGAATGGACCCTAATGCTAATGCTCGAGCTCCTATTCCGGATATGTGGACTGCTACACCAGAAGCGAGGGAGTGGATGGGCAGAGTGCAACGGGAAGTGAACATTCGAGGTAGATACCCAGGAGCTAGTTTCAGTGAGCAAGGTTTCTGGCGCCGATAA
- a CDS encoding hypothetical protein (CAZy:GH43): protein MPRIFSTLVAALAASTVQASLDIVSGATWTAGSDFSSEVDGTYYMIGEDKTDGTYFQNVNCYSSTNLVEWTYRGALLSRTSEAGDLGPNRIVERPKVIYNDQTKKYVLYMHIDSPDYKDARVGIATGDSVCGKYTYHRSFRPLGKQSRDMGLFKDDDGSAYLLTEDREYGTRIMALSDDYLNVTEITYEWQYFAESPAMLKQNGYYFIFGSHLTGWNANDNIYSYAKSISGPWSNWTEFAPIGSKTYQSQVSYIQPLGNGNAIYIGDRWVSTNLAASTYVWLPLKVDGNKVTLSWYDSWSPNLSKGTWSETTMTKIEGETATMGNDARVISCSECSGGKAVGYIGGDKKGTLTFKNIKSSGGTATINVKYRNGDTGSRYATVNVNGESQKLAFLSTSHLSQTGLSRGFFDLKEGSDNTITISNDDGWGPDVDALMPPAA, encoded by the exons ATGCCTCGCATCTTCTCGACTCTTGTTGCTGCGCTTGCAGCCAGCACAGTGCAGGCTTCTCTTGACATCGTGTCCGGCGCAACATGGACAGCT GGATCTGACTTTTCAAGTGAGGTTGATGGAACCTACTACATGATCGGCGAGGACAAGACCGACGGAACATACTTCCAGAACGTCAACTGCTACTCCTCCACCAATCTCGTCGAATGGACATACCGAGGCGCGCTCCTCTCTCGCACCAGCGAAGCAGGCGACCTCGGCCCCAACCGCATCGTTGAAAGACCCAAGGTCATTTACAATGACCAGACAAAGAAGTATGTTCTTTACATGCACATCGACAGCCCAGACTACAAGGATGCGCGGGTTGGTATCGCAACTGGTGATAGTGTATGCGGCAAGTATACGTATCACCGAAGCTTCAGACCTCTTGGTAAGCAGAGTCGTGATATGGGACTtttcaaggatgatgatgggtcTGCATATCTCCTGACTGAAGAC CGAGAGTATGGAACGCGAATCATGGCTTTGTCAGATGACTACCTCAACGTCACTGAGATCACATACGAATGGCAGTACTTTGCCGAGTCCCCTGCCATGCTGAAGCAGAACGGATACTACTTCATCTTCGGCTCTCATCTGACTGGATGGAATGCCAATGATAAT ATCTACAGCTACGCCAAGTCAATATCTGGTCCATGGTCGAACTGGACCGAGTTTGCACCTATTGGTTCGAAGACCTATCAAAGCCAGGTCAGCTACATTCAGCCTCTTGGTAACGGTAATGCCATATACATAGGTGATCGCTGGGTCTCCACAAACCTGGCCGCCAGCACCTACGTCTGGCTTCCCCtcaaggttgatggcaaCAAAGTGACACTCAGCTGGTACGACTCTTGGTCGCCGAACCTCTCAAAGGGAACTTGGTCCGAGACAACTATGACAAAGATCGAGGGTGAGACTGCAACGATGGGTAATGATGCCAGAGTCATCTCGTGCAGTGAATGCAGTGGCGGTAAAGCCGTCGGCTACATCGGAGGTGACAAGAAAGGTACCCTTAccttcaagaacatcaagagcTCTGGAGGTACAGCTACTATCAACGTCAAGTACCGAAATGGCGACACCGGATCACGATACGCAACCGTCAATGTCAACGGGGAATCTCAGAAGCTTGCGTTCTTGTCTACCAGCCACCTTTCTCAGACGGGACTCAGCAGGGGTTTCTTTGATCTGAAGGAGGGGTCAGATAACACGATCACCATCTCTAACGATGATGGATGGGGTCCGGATGTGGATGCTCTGATGCCGCCAGCGGCATAA
- a CDS encoding hypothetical protein (EggNog:ENOG41), producing the protein MDYSTEHIADAYQSKRLEYVRADKTDENLKKIALTILQDPVIQALSAPTMLLPKGPKEVDSYIESVVNSLLGVAIYLRDDADDETEDKDKKPRTIIGVMCIGWGGISPTVAHHRTAEIGISLIKEHQGKGYGREAINWMVDWGFRHAGLHTIGMTTTDYNPRGVYLYESIGFKLEGRRRQTVWMNRKWYDLIEFGMTEDEWESLRGLDTKET; encoded by the coding sequence ATGGACTACTCTACAGAACACATCGCCGACGCTTACCAGTCAAAGCGACTCGAGTACGTCCGAGCCGACAAGACCGATgaaaaccttaaaaagatCGCTCTCACAATCCTTCAAGATCCTGTCATCCAGGCCCTTTCAGCACCCACCATGCTCTTGCCAAAGGGGCCCAAGGAGGTCGACTCATACATAGAGTCGGTTGTCAATTCTTTGCTCGGTGTCGCTATATATCTCAGagatgatgccgatgacgagacagaagacaaagacaagaagccTCGAACCATCATTGGCGTCATGTGCATCGGCTGGGGAGGCATCTCACCCACAGTTGCCCATCATCGGACTGCCGAGATTGGCATCTCTCTTATTAAAGAGCATCAGGGCAAGGGCTACGGTAGAGAAGCCATCAACTGGATGGTGGACTGGGGCTTCCGACACGCTGGCCTGCATACAATTGGTATGACTACTACCGATTACAACCCCCGAGGAGTATATCTTTACGAGAGTATTGGTTTCAAGCTGGAAGGCAGAAGACGGCAGACTGTTTGGATGAACCGCAAGTGGTACGATCTGATCGAGTTTGGAATGACGGAAGACGAATGGGAATCACTTCGGGGTCTTGATACGAAAGAAACATAG
- a CDS encoding hypothetical protein (EggNog:ENOG41) has translation MAIEGATFVAEASQVLTEKNLERNGLTGNPVTKTPGGGFSMIFGPDGKPLAEPIGDGEEGIITAVVNLRYIDKPKAFDVVGHYARPDLLSLKVNEKVAKHVVVD, from the exons ATGGCCATTGAAGGGGCAACTTTTGTCGCTGAGGCCTCACAGGTTCTCACCGAAAAGAACTTGGAAAGGAATGGACTTACAGGCAATCCTGTTACCAAAACA CCTGGTGGTGGATTCTCGATGATCTTTGGGCCCGACGGCAAGCCACTTGCAGAGCCTATCGGTGACGGCGAAGAGGGGATAATCACGGCTGTGGTCAATTTGAGATATATTGATAAGCCCAAGGCTTTCGATGTTGTTGGGCATTATGCGCGTCCTGACCTGCTGAGTCTCAAGGTCAACGAGAAGGTTGCGAAGCATGTCGTCGTGGATTAG
- a CDS encoding hypothetical protein (EggNog:ENOG41) codes for MSPPIFHLFSQLPCELRLHIWESAIRNWTANVYDSSTWDWDKFDAVNPMPEAPRKRSYGINYVSLDTNGDGIPLDCSWNKPQPANRSAYLWHAGLWMACKESREVMRKHWFNDPYSKSHPEYVEETVNDGLWKWLYGNEEGPDVIWNEWGRELESYEPWLMTTSPGDMFCITPDNYRPLARFKLFLRRSNHRIYEYAVEFDPAWTSELAGLDKYRPTDRLSPTLAFAIRIFCEIATQQMGLPSVVHLIDRYSGWKKVSKAEEPSVYYDCEHEYIKIDPSNPLAANRLVRSAPILWFLDQVDRLLKHRLTWKRKTSPWAWGDHGLPPDGLSVRKLVRVVARRDKEVVLKATKCNAILP; via the coding sequence ATGTCCCCCCCAATTTTCCATCTCTTCTCCCAGCTCCCGTGTGAGCTCCGACTACACATCTGGGAGTCAGCAATTAGAAACTGGACAGCAAACGTTTACGACTCTTCAACATGGGACTGGGATAAGTTTGACGCAGTAAATCCAATGCCAGAGGCTCCCAGGAAGCGATCCTATGGCATAAACTACGTGAGCCTCGATACTAATGGCGATGGTATTCCTCTAGACTGCAGCTGGAACAAACCTCAACCCGCGAACCGGTCTGCCTACCTCTGGCACGCCGGTCTGTGGATGGCATGCAAAGAGTCTCGTGAGGTCATGAGAAAACACTGGTTCAACGACCCCTACTCCAAAAGCCATCCTGAATACGTGGAAGAGACGGTGAACGACGGTCTGTGGAAGTGGCTTTACGGCAATGAAGAGGGACCAGATGTGATTTGGAATGAGTGGGGTCGAGAACTGGAATCCTATGAGCCTTGGCTTATGACTACATCCCCTGGGGACATGTTCTGCATTACTCCGGACAACTATAGGCCCCTCGCCCGGTTCAAGCTCTTCCTAAGGCGCAGCAACCATAGGATTTATGAATATGCTGTAGAGTTTGACCCAGCCTGGACGTCTGAGCTGGCTGGCCTCGACAAATATCGACCGACAGACCGCTTATCGCCCACTTTAGCCTTCGCCATCAGAATCTTTTGCGAAATTGCAACTCAGCAAATGGGTCTACCGTCGGTCGTACATCTTATCGACAGATACTCTGGCTGGAAGAAAGTCAGTAAAGCCGAGGAACCATCGGTGTATTACGATTGCGAACACGAGTATATCAAGATCGACCCGAGCAATCCTCTGGCCGCAAATCGTCTTGTCCGAAGTGCCCCTATTCTCTGGTTCTTGGACCAGGTTGACCGGCTCCTCAAGCATCGATTGACCTGGAAACGAAAGACAtctccttgggcttggggtGATCACGGGCTTCCGCCAGATGGGTTGTCTGTTCGGAAGTTGGTGCGGGTCGTGGCCAGGCGTGATAAGGAGGTGGTGCTCAAGGCTACAAAATGCAATGCTATTCTGCCTTAG
- a CDS encoding hypothetical protein (EggNog:ENOG41), translated as MEVSKAISDPDPGSLILEKNTSFESQQTTRVIVTFDNNDPENPTNWSKAKKRFVVFTLTLTLFNSTLSSSLPANAMSPMAAEFGIDDTRGNPQLALPISLFLVGYVFGPLLFGPLSELQGRKYVLQTAFIVYILFTLACALAPNWPSMLVFRLMSGIVGSSPSTLGGGIIADIHGDLTQRGRALTYYYTASICAPLIAPTIAAYLAPISWRWAYWFSLIFAGVTIIPLAFLPETFGPTILARRAKKIRRSAAKAGQGNVETYAAIELEAKGWRNLMSVVLIRPLHMLFTELIVAATATYIALAYSVYYMFFQTYPIVFKGLYGMSNKKSSFMYLPIAGGICLGLVIFFLWDAYYRRCKKAGQTWAQKNEYSRLPLACMGGPLLAISLFWAGWTARSSISWVSPMIAGIPFGAAQLLISIALTTYLGDCYGVYSASAMAAGTCLRNLAGAGLCIAAAPMYTKLGVGWASTLLGVVSVFMCVIPFIFIRYGNTIRQRSKFYQRLKAEMESSQSEADSD; from the exons ATGGAGGTCTCAAAAGCGATATCGGATCCCGACCCAGGATCGTTgattcttgagaagaataCATCGTTCGAGtctcaacaaacaacaaggGTCATCGTCACATTCGACAACAATGATCCAGAGAACCCCACCAACTGGTCCAAG GCCAAGAAGAGATTTGTGGTGTTTACCCTAACCTTGACATTATTCAACAGCacactctcttcttccctcccaGCTAATGCCATGTCACCGATGGCCGCTGAGTTCGGTATTGACGATACACGAGGGAATCCACAGTTGGCACTCCCCATATCACTCTTCCTCGTAGGATACGTCTTCGGACCTCTCCTCTTCGGGCCTCTTTCAGAGCTTCAAGGCCGCAAATACGTTCTCCAAACGGCCTTCATCGTCTACATCCTGTTCACTCTTGCTTGCGCTCTGGCGCCGAATTGGCCGTCCATGCTAGTCTTCCGACTCATGTCAGGAATTGTCGGCAGCTCGCCTAGCACTCTTGGTGGCGGCATCATCGCAGACATACACGGCGACCTGACTCAGAGAGGCAGAGCGCTCACATACTACTACACAGCGAGTATCTGCGCGCCATTGATAGCTCCAACAATAGCTGCCTACTTGGCCCCGATCTCTTGGCGATGGGCTTATTGGTTCAGCCTCATATTTGCCGGTGTGACCATAATTCCGTTGGCATTCTTACCAGAGACTTTTGGCCCTACCATCCTTGCCCGACGCGCGAAGAAGATCCGGCGATCTGCAGCAAAGGCTGGCCAGGGCAACGTTGAGACGTATGCCGCGATCGAACTCGAAGCAAAGGGTTGGCGCAACCTGATGAGCGTCGTGCTCATTCGACCACTGCACATGCTCTTCACCGAACTGATCGTCGCTGCAACGGCTACATACATCGCACTAGCTTACAGCGTGTACTACATGTTCTTTCAGACATACCCTATCGTATTCAAGGGCCTATACGGGATGTCAAACAAGAAAAGCAGCTTCATGTACTTACCCATTGCAGGAGGAATCTGCCTTGGCCTAGTGATATTCTTCTTATGGGATGCCTACTATAGACGCTGCAAAAAAGCCGGTCAAACTTGGGCACAGAAGAATGAGTACAGCAGGTTGCCTCTAGCATGCATGGGCGGGCCTCTTCTGGCAATCTCACTCTTCTGGGCTGGCTGGACAGCACGGTCCAGTATCTCGTGGGTGTCACCCATGATAGCAGGAATTCCATTCGGAGCTGCTcagcttctcatcagcatcgctCTAACAACTTACCTGGGCGATTGCTACGGAGTGTACTCAGCATCAGCCATGGCGGCGGGAACGTGCCTACGAAATCTTGCAGGTGCGGGACTATGTATCGCTGCGGCGCCGATGTACACCAAACTTGGTGTTGGGTGGGCTTCAACACTACTGGGGGTTGTGAGCGTCTTTATGTGTGTTATCCCGTTCATCTTCATTCGATACGGGAATACCATTCGACAGCGAAGTAAGTTTTATCAGAGGCTCAAGGCGGAGATGGAATCGTCACAGAGTGAAGCAGACAGTGATTGA
- a CDS encoding hypothetical protein (EggNog:ENOG41) has product MLCVYDVFDREEHNWHIHLKGAKEIIRQQRTDTPGSSSDFLLTWWLYHDVLAAFNHPSWRLDENHGSVSTSALCAFSGGKSLIVGSLGCSVEVLEIIDEINMMRLHSAHGCPSTSTLQRCDLAMKLHNLRQSLAPIEYYSDGLRSQRILAIAELYRLATLLYLQRVHPIAEDDFTRTVYVQQALGVLKGLGVATSPWPVFTIACEVDEHDRVSILHTLDRMDSVRSIGNTKVLRDVIESI; this is encoded by the exons ATGCTTTGTGTTTACGAT GTCTTCGATAGAGAAGAGCACAATTGGCACATCCATTTGAAAGGAGCAAAGGAGATCATAAGGCAACAGCGCACAGATACGCCCGGCTCAAGCTCAGATTTCCTTCTTACTTGGTGGCTGTATCACGATGTTTTGGCTGCTTTCAACCATCCATCATGGCGACTTGACGAAAACCATGGCTCCGTCTCAACATCCGCTCTTTGCGCTTTCAGTGGCGGCAAGTCTCTT ATCGTGGGGTCCTTGGGCTGTTCTGTTGAAGTGCTTGAGATTATTGACGAGATCAACATGATGCGACTTCACTCGGCGCATGGTTGTCCGAGCACCTCGACGCTACAAAGGTGCGATTTGGCAATGAAGCTTCACAATCTCCGACAGTCACTTGCGCCCATCGAGTACTACTCTGATGGCTTAAGATCACAACGCATCCTGGCCATCGCTGAGTTATATCGCCTAGCGACATTGCTCTATCTTCAGCGCGTGCATCCCATCGCGGAGGACGATTTCACGCGGACCGTTTACGTACAGCAAGCCCTGGGAGTCTTGAAAGGTTTAGGTGTCGCAACCAGTCCATGGCCAGTGTTCACCATTGCATGCGAAGTTGATGAGCATGACCGCGTCAGTATTCTGCATACCCTTGACAGAATGGACAGCGTGAGAAGCATTGGCAACACCAAGGTTCTACGAGATGTCATTGAGAGTATCTGA